A stretch of Monomorium pharaonis isolate MP-MQ-018 chromosome 7, ASM1337386v2, whole genome shotgun sequence DNA encodes these proteins:
- the LOC118646681 gene encoding uncharacterized protein LOC118646681 yields MGLTGVGFTQINLHHSKGASAVLARRQAGVHTAISLIQEPWLVRGCIRGLAECGRLFRPPHEDWPRAYVAVKGLESQLLPDFCSRDLVAVMIEDASGTGIKGKMVVASGYFPHEEDDPLPSDRVVRLVEFCQKEQLPLILGCDANAHHTMRGSTDTNRRGKKLLEFLLSTDLEILNKGRGLCHGVQEVTGWRVSDELSLSNHRQIIFRLAKVQAKVRTVRDPRKTDWDSFREDLAVGFREFPRRHGTPQEIELCVEHLQRVLVGSFEDNCPEKTVRNTREVAWWNPQAAGAQECCTSCLEQSQEHGPPG; encoded by the exons ATGGGCTTGACCGGGGTGGGCTTCACCCAAATCAACTTGCACCATAGCAAAGGAGCCTCGGCTGTTCTTGCCAGGCGCCAAGCTGGGGTGCACACAGCCATATCACTAATACAAGAGCCTTGGCTGGTCCGAGGCTGCATTAGGGGTCTGGCGGAGTGCGGCAGGCTGTTTAGGCCACCGCACGAAGATTGGCCCAGGGCCTATGTGGCCGTTAAAGGGCTGGAGAGCCAGCTGTTGCCGGATTTCTGTTCCAGGGACTTGGTAGCAGTAATGATTGAGGACGCCAGCGGGACCGGGATCAAGGGGAAGATGGTAGTGGCGTCGGGCTACTTCCCACACGAAGAGGACGATCCGTTGCCATCGGACCGGGTTGTACGACTGGTGGAGTTCTGCCAAAAGGAGCAACTTCCACTTATACTGGGGTGCGATGCGAACGCGCACCACACGATGCGGGGGAGCACGGACACCAACAGGAGAGGCAAAAAGCTGTTGGAATTTCTGCTGTCCACAGACCTAGAGATTCTCAACAAAGGCAGGGGGCTTTGTCACGGCG TGCAGGAGGTGACCGGCTGGAGGGTCTCTGACGAGCTCTCATTATCGAACCACAGACAGATCATCTTCAGGCTGGCTAAGGTGCAAGCGAAGGTAAGAACAGTGAGGGATCCGAGGAAGACGGACTGGGACTCGTTTCGAGAGGACCTAGCTGTCGGTTTTAGGGAGTTTCCCAGAAGACATGGGACCCCGCAGGAGATCGAGCTGTGCGTCGAGCACCTGCAAAGAGTTCTCGTCGGTAGCTTTGAGGACAACTGTCCAGAAAAGACAGTGAGGAATACTAGGGAAGTCGCCTGGTGGAACCCCCAAGCTGCAGGAGCTCAGGAGTGCTGCACGTCGTGCCTGGAACAGAGCCAGGAACACGGGCCGCCAGGCTGA